Proteins from a single region of Haloarchaeobius litoreus:
- the nrfD gene encoding NrfD/PsrC family molybdoenzyme membrane anchor subunit, with protein sequence MSVDTSDVSRETLVRPIGQLSKQYLALMAAALGAIGIWAFFYLQQLQHGLIVTNLADWGSGGGVPWGLYIGAFIWWVGIAHGGIILSAAVRLLGMDRYQPVARLAELLTIAALTCAGLFILIHVGRPDRLVTSVLPAWPTRVQWSPLMWDVTVITAYFVLTATYLLLTIRYDIHRLRDRLPHQLEPVYAVLMLGYSEREDAIVERMVWWIAFAIIIMAPLLLHGGVIPWLFALLPSMAGWAGGVQGPSFLSIALTSAVSGIIIVAAAFRRAYGWEELIPVEVFQGLGKWLGFFGLIFLWLQLQQVITGIFAAPTTLQHATEVKIATPLYWVAIGLVLLAMLYVFACSLRPSLFRIPVLVALSFGVLVGTLVEKVLFVVEGLQHAHFQLYDGVPGVYVPSPVELSALLGTVGIVVLFFLVVSKVIPVVELHAIESAHEEVDDA encoded by the coding sequence ATGAGCGTGGACACGAGCGACGTGAGCCGCGAGACGCTCGTCCGGCCCATCGGCCAGCTGTCGAAGCAGTACCTGGCCCTGATGGCCGCAGCACTGGGTGCCATCGGCATCTGGGCGTTCTTCTACCTGCAACAGCTCCAGCACGGCCTCATCGTGACAAATCTCGCCGACTGGGGCTCCGGCGGCGGCGTGCCGTGGGGGCTCTACATCGGCGCGTTCATCTGGTGGGTCGGCATCGCCCACGGCGGCATCATCCTCTCCGCGGCGGTGCGGCTCCTCGGGATGGATCGCTACCAGCCCGTCGCGCGGCTGGCGGAACTGCTGACCATCGCGGCACTGACCTGCGCCGGGCTGTTCATCCTCATCCACGTCGGTCGCCCCGACAGGCTCGTGACGAGCGTCCTGCCGGCGTGGCCGACCCGTGTGCAGTGGTCACCGCTGATGTGGGACGTGACCGTCATCACCGCGTACTTCGTCCTGACGGCGACGTACCTGCTGTTGACCATCCGGTACGACATCCACCGGCTGCGCGACAGACTCCCCCACCAGCTCGAACCGGTGTACGCGGTGCTGATGCTCGGCTACTCCGAGCGCGAGGACGCCATCGTCGAGCGGATGGTCTGGTGGATCGCCTTCGCCATCATCATCATGGCACCGCTGCTGCTCCACGGGGGCGTCATCCCGTGGCTGTTCGCGCTGCTGCCGTCGATGGCGGGCTGGGCCGGCGGCGTCCAGGGGCCGTCGTTCCTCTCCATCGCGCTGACCTCCGCGGTCAGCGGCATCATCATCGTCGCGGCGGCGTTCCGTCGGGCCTACGGCTGGGAGGAGCTCATCCCCGTCGAGGTGTTCCAGGGCCTCGGGAAGTGGCTGGGCTTCTTCGGACTCATCTTCCTCTGGCTCCAGCTCCAGCAGGTGATCACGGGCATCTTCGCCGCCCCGACGACGCTCCAGCACGCGACGGAGGTGAAGATAGCGACGCCGCTGTACTGGGTCGCCATCGGGCTCGTGCTCCTGGCGATGCTGTACGTCTTCGCCTGCTCGCTGCGGCCGTCGCTGTTCCGCATCCCGGTGCTGGTCGCGCTGTCGTTCGGCGTGCTCGTCGGGACGCTGGTCGAGAAGGTACTGTTCGTCGTCGAGGGACTCCAGCACGCACACTTCCAGCTCTACGACGGCGTGCCTGGCGTCTACGTGCCGTCGCCCGTCGAGCTGTCGGCGCTGCTCGGGACGGTCGGCATCGTCGTCCTGTTCTTCCTCGTCGTCTCGAAGGTCATCCCGGTGGTCGAGCTGCACGCCATCGAATCGGCCCACGAGGAGGTGGACGACGCATGA
- a CDS encoding 4Fe-4S ferredoxin N-terminal domain-containing protein, with translation MPEDATLPLDDESETEMRRVLSETEYDTDLGLEMARDAQRVVAGELTDAEFYAKYHEDMLEEFGQDARELPELQDDLDGEVVSETADATSVRETLTELADAEDISRRELLAKGGAAAAALSVFAGAGSGSGGGHGDTPTQGDGTRWGMVINLNNCDGCLACVSACSQEHGLSRGANWMYVFTYEDRNQDDENFLVRPCQHCTDSPCTKVCPVGARHTRDEDGLVLTDYDICIGCRYCEVSCPYGVNYFQWGEPDVPDSEIPNEHQFDDRGKWVGARPPEGVMGKCTFCVDRQDGAMGEEKVGTTACEEACAMDAIHFGDLNDEESAPNQHLRQYRDAEENDRSSFPNRTEHTVSTFNLLEERGTSPNVHYVGNEPSPHAEQVEGPVSYEDVGLVDNRKNEVLDDGASAAEAGEEA, from the coding sequence ATGCCTGAGGACGCCACGCTCCCGCTCGACGACGAGTCCGAGACCGAGATGCGGCGCGTGCTCTCGGAGACCGAGTACGACACGGATCTCGGTCTGGAGATGGCCCGCGACGCACAGCGGGTCGTCGCCGGTGAGCTGACCGACGCCGAGTTCTACGCGAAGTACCACGAGGACATGCTCGAGGAGTTCGGGCAGGACGCTCGCGAACTGCCGGAACTCCAGGACGACCTCGACGGTGAGGTCGTCTCGGAGACCGCCGACGCCACGAGCGTGCGGGAGACACTGACGGAGCTAGCCGACGCGGAGGACATCTCTCGCCGGGAGCTGCTCGCGAAGGGTGGCGCTGCCGCGGCGGCGCTCAGCGTCTTCGCCGGCGCTGGGAGCGGCTCCGGTGGCGGCCACGGCGACACGCCCACGCAGGGCGACGGCACCCGCTGGGGGATGGTCATCAACCTCAACAACTGCGACGGCTGCCTCGCCTGCGTCTCGGCGTGCTCGCAGGAGCACGGTCTCTCCCGCGGGGCGAACTGGATGTACGTCTTCACCTACGAGGACCGCAACCAGGACGACGAGAACTTCCTCGTGCGGCCGTGCCAGCACTGCACCGACTCGCCGTGTACGAAGGTCTGCCCGGTCGGCGCGCGCCACACCCGCGACGAGGACGGACTCGTGCTCACGGACTACGACATCTGCATCGGCTGTCGGTACTGCGAGGTGTCGTGCCCGTACGGGGTGAACTACTTCCAGTGGGGCGAACCCGACGTGCCCGACTCGGAGATCCCGAACGAGCACCAGTTCGACGACCGTGGGAAGTGGGTCGGCGCGCGCCCGCCGGAGGGCGTGATGGGCAAGTGCACGTTCTGCGTCGACAGGCAGGACGGCGCGATGGGCGAGGAGAAGGTCGGCACGACCGCCTGCGAGGAGGCCTGCGCGATGGACGCCATCCACTTCGGCGACCTCAACGACGAGGAGAGCGCGCCGAACCAGCACCTCCGGCAGTATCGCGACGCCGAGGAGAACGACCGCTCCTCCTTCCCGAACCGGACGGAGCACACGGTCTCGACGTTCAACCTGCTGGAGGAGCGCGGGACGAGCCCGAACGTCCACTACGTCGGCAACGAGCCGTCGCCGCACGCAGAGCAGGTCGAGGGACCAGTCTCCTACGAGGACGTCGGCCTCGTCGACAACCGCAAGAACGAGGTGCTCGACGACGGGGCCTCGGCGGCCGAGGCGGGTGAGGAGGCATGA
- a CDS encoding APC family permease produces MGTGQEGISTSEGANREGEVPEQVVAAESPSGETSVTEEGTELERTIGLKGGLAIGVGTMIGAGIFVFPGLAAGQAGPAAAGSFAIGAVIALLVALPASELATAMPKSGGGYYFISRALGALAGSIVGISIWLGLVFATAFYLVGFGNYAAAVLAEAGVAIGGVPVVVPLALLFGVVLTGLNLVGTENAATLQNYVVGLLLTILVLFLSFGGLDAVGVFGSSTTPERFMPFGPLPVFTTAALVFTSYLGFAQVATVAGDIKDPGRNLPLAMVGSVVIVGTLYVATIFVATSAFDSATLSGFGETAIVEVARNFIGAPGAIVILLAGLLATVSSANASILSTSRAVFALSKDAILPRFASRINLQYGTPHIALAMGGGPVLVLVAFGEVEVLAEVASFLHLVMYGLMCVALITMRRNEPEWYDPDFRVPAYRLVAGVGAVASFGLILFMKPTSQIIGVAIMVASGGWFGYYANDVSLKGVV; encoded by the coding sequence ATGGGCACTGGACAGGAGGGAATCTCGACCTCGGAGGGCGCGAACCGCGAAGGAGAGGTACCGGAGCAGGTCGTGGCAGCCGAATCCCCGTCCGGCGAGACCTCGGTCACCGAGGAAGGGACCGAACTCGAACGGACCATCGGGCTGAAGGGCGGCCTGGCCATCGGCGTCGGGACGATGATCGGCGCGGGCATCTTCGTCTTCCCCGGGCTCGCGGCGGGGCAGGCCGGTCCAGCCGCCGCAGGGTCGTTCGCCATCGGTGCGGTGATCGCACTGTTGGTCGCCCTCCCGGCCTCGGAGCTCGCGACGGCGATGCCGAAGTCCGGGGGCGGCTACTACTTCATCTCCCGGGCGCTCGGTGCGCTCGCGGGCTCGATCGTCGGCATCAGCATCTGGCTCGGACTCGTCTTCGCGACGGCGTTCTACCTGGTCGGCTTCGGCAACTACGCCGCGGCCGTGCTGGCCGAAGCGGGCGTCGCCATCGGCGGCGTCCCGGTGGTCGTCCCGCTCGCACTCCTGTTCGGGGTGGTGCTGACCGGCCTGAACCTGGTCGGTACCGAGAACGCCGCGACACTCCAGAACTACGTCGTCGGGCTCTTGCTGACCATCCTCGTCCTGTTCCTGAGCTTCGGCGGTCTCGACGCCGTCGGTGTGTTCGGGAGCAGTACCACCCCCGAACGATTCATGCCGTTCGGGCCGCTCCCCGTGTTCACGACCGCCGCACTCGTGTTCACGTCGTACCTCGGCTTCGCACAGGTCGCGACGGTCGCGGGCGACATCAAGGACCCCGGACGGAACCTCCCGCTGGCGATGGTCGGCTCGGTGGTCATCGTCGGCACGCTGTACGTGGCGACCATCTTCGTCGCCACCAGCGCGTTCGACAGCGCCACCCTGTCCGGCTTCGGCGAGACGGCCATCGTGGAGGTGGCCCGGAACTTCATCGGTGCGCCGGGTGCCATCGTCATCCTCCTCGCCGGGTTGCTGGCGACGGTCTCCAGCGCCAACGCCTCCATCCTCTCGACCTCGCGGGCGGTGTTCGCCCTGAGCAAGGACGCGATACTCCCCCGCTTCGCGAGTCGGATAAACCTGCAGTACGGGACGCCCCACATCGCACTCGCGATGGGTGGCGGTCCCGTGCTCGTCCTCGTCGCCTTCGGCGAGGTCGAGGTGCTCGCGGAGGTCGCCTCGTTCCTCCACCTCGTCATGTACGGGCTGATGTGCGTGGCGCTCATCACGATGCGACGGAACGAACCGGAGTGGTACGACCCCGACTTCAGGGTCCCCGCGTACCGGCTGGTCGCGGGTGTCGGAGCGGTCGCGAGTTTCGGCCTCATCCTGTTCATGAAACCCACATCACAGATCATCGGCGTCGCAATCATGGTCGCATCGGGTGGCTGGTTCGGGTACTACGCGAACGATGTCTCGCTCAAGGGGGTGGTCTGA
- a CDS encoding universal stress protein: MSWDATKDPMVSDELSVREPPKILIPVRVLEGQTVPEPLVEFLTPAEIVVLGYHVLPEQTPTEQGSMQFEDRAQEAVEAIAKGFREAGGGVETRVVFTHDRDQTVDRVANEVGATATLLPNPTGEVEDVLVAVRGSIDVARLVDLVAALLADDDADVTLWGLTGGGGYDAESAVQRADATLEQRGFDPERITVEVSGSETPIYDIVARSVEFDVVVMGEGGPPVLSALFGDDAERVAEGAVAPVLVVRDLPEPAEEATDEHQSTDEVATDASDSDGPVSGDDHSGETDETGETDETDGTEA, translated from the coding sequence ATGTCCTGGGACGCCACCAAGGACCCGATGGTATCGGACGAACTCTCGGTCCGTGAACCCCCGAAGATACTCATCCCGGTTCGGGTGCTGGAGGGCCAGACGGTCCCGGAACCGCTCGTCGAGTTCCTCACACCAGCGGAGATCGTCGTCCTCGGCTACCACGTGCTCCCCGAGCAGACCCCGACGGAGCAGGGAAGTATGCAGTTCGAGGACCGCGCCCAGGAGGCCGTCGAGGCCATCGCGAAGGGGTTCCGCGAGGCCGGGGGAGGGGTCGAAACACGCGTCGTCTTCACGCACGACCGCGATCAGACCGTCGACCGCGTCGCAAACGAGGTCGGCGCGACGGCGACGCTGCTCCCGAACCCGACCGGCGAGGTCGAGGACGTGCTCGTCGCGGTCCGGGGGAGCATCGACGTCGCTCGCCTCGTCGACCTCGTCGCCGCGCTGCTCGCCGACGACGACGCAGACGTCACGCTCTGGGGCCTCACCGGCGGCGGCGGGTACGACGCGGAGTCCGCGGTCCAGCGCGCCGACGCGACGCTCGAGCAGCGGGGGTTCGACCCGGAACGCATCACGGTCGAGGTCAGCGGGTCCGAGACCCCCATCTACGACATCGTCGCCCGGTCCGTCGAGTTCGACGTCGTCGTCATGGGCGAGGGCGGGCCGCCGGTGCTCTCGGCCCTGTTCGGCGACGACGCCGAGCGCGTCGCGGAGGGCGCGGTCGCCCCGGTGCTCGTCGTCCGGGACCTGCCCGAGCCGGCTGAAGAGGCGACTGATGAGCACCAGAGCACCGATGAAGTCGCTACGGATGCATCGGACTCCGATGGCCCGGTCTCGGGAGACGACCACTCGGGCGAGACGGACGAGACGGGCGAGACAGACGAGACGGACGGGACGGAAGCGTAA
- a CDS encoding helix-turn-helix domain-containing protein, with product MRYLTLRVSGAEAELHPLVPALTDGSMFRNAQMVDWAPSLEPPRATVLLYVDGDVQRFVGVLEETDLVLEYDVTHVGEERAYVYVHSEPHPVEWRLFDVGTIEGLIPVFPIQYHHDGSITARIVGPTETLQAAVESMPEGVETRLERVGEYDLGRPPVPPSLPPRQREVLVTAFELGYYEVPREASRDDVAAAMDCAPSTASEHLQKAERSIIRTYLNRDE from the coding sequence ATGCGCTACCTCACGCTCCGCGTCTCGGGGGCCGAGGCGGAGCTGCATCCGCTCGTCCCCGCACTCACCGACGGGTCGATGTTCCGGAACGCCCAGATGGTCGACTGGGCACCGTCGCTGGAGCCGCCGCGGGCGACCGTCCTGCTCTACGTCGACGGCGACGTCCAGCGGTTCGTCGGCGTGCTGGAGGAGACCGACCTCGTGCTCGAATACGACGTGACACACGTGGGCGAGGAGCGAGCATACGTCTACGTCCACTCGGAACCGCACCCGGTGGAGTGGCGGTTGTTCGACGTGGGGACCATCGAGGGGCTCATCCCGGTGTTCCCGATCCAGTACCACCACGACGGCTCCATCACGGCGCGTATCGTCGGCCCGACGGAGACGCTTCAGGCTGCGGTCGAGTCGATGCCGGAGGGCGTCGAGACGAGGCTCGAACGGGTCGGCGAGTACGACCTCGGCCGGCCACCGGTTCCGCCATCGCTGCCACCACGACAGCGCGAGGTGCTCGTGACCGCGTTCGAACTCGGCTACTACGAGGTGCCGCGGGAGGCGAGCCGGGACGACGTGGCGGCCGCCATGGACTGCGCCCCCAGCACCGCCTCGGAGCACCTACAGAAAGCGGAGCGAAGCATCATCAGGACCTACCTGAACCGGGACGAATGA
- a CDS encoding NAD-dependent epimerase/dehydratase family protein, translating to MKVFIAGATGVLGRRTVALCADRGHDVVGLTRDSGGDRVVREHGGEPRRGDVLDRESVVDAATGSDVLVHAATKIPTDTNPDDEEWELNDRVRREGAENLVAAAAEHDADRVLLQSVVWLARQPDGSRFDEGAEPHPDRSTQSALEAERIVTDGAETHGFEPVVLRGGYFYAPDTVHTKLFGEGLLDRRMPIIAGGLLGRDDAELSFVHVDDAASAFAAAVDGDATGTFHVVDDRPTTYANFLQSFADELDAPRPRRIPGWLGGLFIDANMRRLLTEPMPTSNDRLREAFDWEPEYPTVDEGLAQVVSRWRATGEVVEA from the coding sequence ATGAAGGTGTTCATCGCTGGCGCGACCGGCGTACTCGGCCGTCGAACCGTCGCGCTCTGTGCCGACCGGGGCCACGACGTGGTGGGGTTGACGCGAGATAGCGGGGGTGACCGGGTCGTCCGCGAGCACGGTGGCGAGCCACGTCGGGGCGACGTACTCGACCGGGAATCCGTCGTCGACGCTGCGACGGGCTCCGACGTGCTCGTCCACGCCGCGACGAAGATTCCGACCGATACGAACCCCGACGACGAGGAGTGGGAGCTGAACGACCGGGTGCGCCGCGAAGGTGCCGAGAATCTCGTCGCCGCGGCCGCCGAGCACGACGCCGACCGCGTGCTCCTCCAGAGCGTCGTCTGGCTGGCACGACAGCCGGACGGGAGCCGGTTCGACGAGGGCGCGGAGCCCCACCCGGACCGGTCGACGCAGTCCGCGCTGGAAGCAGAGCGGATCGTCACCGATGGGGCCGAGACGCACGGCTTCGAGCCGGTCGTCCTCCGCGGCGGCTACTTCTACGCACCCGACACGGTGCACACGAAGCTGTTCGGTGAGGGGCTGCTCGACCGTCGCATGCCCATCATCGCCGGCGGCCTCCTGGGGCGGGACGACGCGGAGCTCTCGTTCGTCCACGTCGACGACGCGGCGAGCGCCTTCGCCGCGGCCGTCGACGGCGACGCGACCGGGACGTTCCACGTCGTCGACGACCGACCGACCACGTACGCGAACTTCCTCCAGAGCTTCGCGGACGAGCTCGATGCACCCCGACCGCGACGGATTCCCGGCTGGCTTGGAGGCCTGTTCATCGACGCGAACATGCGACGACTGCTCACCGAGCCGATGCCGACCTCGAACGACAGACTGCGCGAGGCGTTCGACTGGGAACCCGAGTATCCGACGGTGGACGAGGGGCTGGCGCAGGTGGTCTCGCGCTGGCGGGCGACCGGCGAGGTCGTGGAAGCGTAG
- a CDS encoding DUF7344 domain-containing protein, translating into MDSMLDALANRYRRRVLVALLDHNPQDDDDPQVPDDVRLEDEGLEQLMIQMRHVHLPKLAESGFIEWDQETNTIRMGPQFEEIRPLLELMANHVDELPDDWL; encoded by the coding sequence ATGGACTCAATGCTCGATGCACTGGCGAACAGATACCGTCGACGGGTGCTCGTCGCGTTATTAGACCACAACCCACAGGACGACGACGACCCGCAGGTCCCCGACGACGTTCGCCTTGAAGACGAGGGTCTGGAACAACTCATGATCCAGATGCGTCACGTGCACCTCCCGAAACTGGCGGAGTCGGGATTCATCGAGTGGGACCAAGAGACGAACACGATTCGGATGGGTCCGCAGTTCGAGGAAATTCGACCGTTACTGGAGTTGATGGCGAACCACGTCGACGAACTGCCCGACGACTGGCTCTGA
- a CDS encoding bacterio-opsin activator domain-containing protein, producing the protein MTGEEFEGRWLTEIDTGYEEHWFEVFGRVASTGEGERHELYAEPDGIWYNFYVFKPEGAGSRRVAVVFEDITERKKMEQLRETNERLEQELRTEHKQLDVAVENSPLVLFRLDTDLRYTWVRNPAQDFEDVDILGKREDELLPPEAAETLMAPKRQALETGERLREEVTYELPSGHVTYDLTVSPLRDESGEITGLVCAALDITERKNAERKLQQQAELDSFRVDLTDAIRSLSDPSEIQREAARVLGERLDADRAHYIVVGDDEDTFWIGPDYYRGDALSDTGERRLADYGEYIVETLRAGENLVLDDTQSAPELSDEDRAAHASVDTHASVAVPLIKDGRLVAFFAVDNAEAREWTDEEIEMVEETAERTWAAVERAQAERQRRESNEKLELALDAVQMGTWKWDLEAETVDGDGRFLEMFDLSKSDGPLPFEEFLARLGHESVEEAEAVMNTEFEPGEYIEGEVRIDDVPDAPVWINWRARAIEDDPPVLFGVSFDITERKHTQQSLERLTDASHELIDADVEAIQDCVDEFAVDVLGVEYAALWRYDEASGDLTEATSTLNAEIDTDALRHPDDVSEHVWQTFVSEDIDIAADLPVDETVPDGATLRSRLLIPLGRHGVVYAGSLASDVFDERVVELAQSFGATVESAWDRADSEQRLQAQNEELTRLDDLNSLIRRIDQALVSAVTREEIDEAVCEQLASSDLYESAWLATYTVDSDSVRPQAWAGIDSGYLEDRTATLWDESSDDPLVTAHRTGEMQIVADIATDPRASVWREHALEHGARSAVTIPLVYGESKYGIITVWGRTPQPDERETEVLAEFGGTIAHAIHALEATTTRRTDSVVELTLRTTTAETPLVRLARELDCVIEFEGLVQGADGDAAVFFTARNVSAAEMVAAGEQLLAIAELNHVADRETGALFKARLDETTLAGQILERGAMIRSLRIEAGTAMAVVELPETGDVRAFVEGLEGDVRDLELLARRTRTRETEGTLQSTVLDRLTPRQQEVLQLAYRSGYFEMPRIRTGQELADTLGIVPSTFAKHIRSAERNALDVIFANEREEIEAK; encoded by the coding sequence ATGACCGGCGAGGAGTTCGAGGGTCGGTGGCTAACCGAGATCGATACGGGATACGAGGAGCACTGGTTCGAGGTGTTCGGCCGCGTCGCCAGCACGGGCGAGGGCGAGCGCCACGAACTGTACGCCGAGCCGGACGGAATCTGGTACAACTTCTACGTGTTCAAACCCGAGGGCGCCGGCTCCCGGCGGGTTGCCGTCGTTTTCGAGGACATCACCGAACGCAAGAAGATGGAGCAGCTCCGAGAGACGAACGAACGGCTCGAACAGGAACTCAGAACGGAGCACAAGCAACTCGACGTCGCGGTAGAGAATTCGCCACTCGTCCTCTTCCGACTGGACACCGACCTGCGATACACTTGGGTCAGGAACCCGGCTCAGGATTTCGAAGACGTGGACATACTGGGGAAGCGTGAAGACGAGCTTTTGCCCCCCGAGGCGGCAGAGACGCTCATGGCACCCAAGCGGCAGGCGCTGGAAACTGGCGAACGTCTCCGCGAGGAGGTGACCTACGAATTACCGTCCGGGCACGTAACCTACGACCTCACGGTCTCCCCGCTTCGAGATGAGTCCGGGGAAATCACCGGTCTGGTGTGTGCCGCACTCGACATCACCGAGCGAAAGAACGCCGAGCGAAAACTCCAGCAGCAAGCCGAATTGGATTCCTTCCGCGTCGACCTCACCGACGCGATTCGCTCGCTCTCGGACCCCAGCGAGATTCAGCGAGAGGCCGCACGTGTCCTCGGGGAACGGTTGGACGCCGACCGTGCACACTATATCGTGGTCGGCGACGACGAGGACACGTTCTGGATTGGCCCTGATTACTACCGGGGCGACGCTCTCTCGGACACCGGCGAACGTCGCCTGGCCGACTACGGCGAGTACATCGTAGAGACGCTCCGCGCCGGCGAGAACCTCGTTCTGGACGACACGCAATCCGCCCCGGAACTGAGCGACGAGGACCGGGCGGCGCACGCGTCGGTCGACACCCACGCCAGCGTCGCCGTACCGCTGATCAAGGACGGCCGCCTCGTGGCGTTCTTCGCTGTCGATAACGCGGAGGCTCGCGAGTGGACCGACGAGGAGATTGAGATGGTCGAGGAGACGGCCGAACGGACGTGGGCGGCCGTCGAGCGGGCGCAGGCCGAACGGCAGCGCCGCGAGTCGAATGAAAAGCTCGAACTCGCACTCGACGCCGTGCAGATGGGAACCTGGAAGTGGGATTTGGAGGCCGAGACCGTCGACGGCGACGGCCGATTCTTGGAGATGTTCGACCTGTCGAAGTCGGACGGACCGCTTCCCTTCGAGGAGTTTCTGGCACGACTGGGGCACGAAAGCGTTGAGGAGGCCGAGGCGGTGATGAACACCGAGTTCGAACCGGGCGAGTATATCGAGGGTGAGGTCCGAATTGACGACGTCCCGGACGCGCCCGTGTGGATCAACTGGCGGGCCAGGGCCATCGAAGATGATCCGCCGGTCCTCTTCGGCGTTAGTTTCGACATCACCGAGCGCAAACACACTCAGCAGTCCCTCGAACGGCTCACCGATGCGAGTCACGAACTGATCGACGCTGATGTGGAGGCGATTCAGGATTGCGTGGACGAATTCGCCGTGGACGTCCTCGGGGTCGAGTACGCCGCGCTCTGGCGGTACGACGAGGCGAGCGGTGACCTGACCGAAGCCACCAGCACCCTCAACGCGGAGATCGATACCGATGCGCTCCGACACCCGGACGACGTCTCCGAGCATGTCTGGCAGACATTCGTCAGTGAGGATATCGACATCGCTGCCGACCTCCCCGTCGATGAGACCGTGCCGGACGGGGCGACCCTTCGGAGTCGGTTGCTCATTCCTCTCGGCAGACACGGGGTGGTCTATGCCGGCTCGCTGGCGTCGGACGTCTTCGACGAACGGGTCGTCGAACTCGCCCAGAGCTTCGGGGCGACGGTCGAATCGGCGTGGGACCGTGCCGACAGCGAACAGCGACTCCAGGCACAAAACGAGGAACTGACCCGCCTCGACGACCTCAACTCGCTCATCCGGCGGATCGATCAGGCACTCGTCAGCGCCGTGACGCGCGAGGAGATCGATGAGGCGGTCTGTGAGCAACTGGCCAGCTCCGACCTCTACGAGTCGGCCTGGCTCGCCACTTACACCGTGGATTCTGATTCGGTACGCCCACAGGCCTGGGCGGGCATCGACAGTGGCTATCTGGAAGACCGGACAGCGACGCTGTGGGACGAGTCGAGCGACGACCCACTCGTCACCGCCCACCGAACAGGAGAGATGCAGATCGTCGCCGATATCGCCACAGACCCCCGCGCATCCGTTTGGCGCGAACACGCTCTCGAACACGGTGCACGTTCTGCAGTCACTATCCCACTCGTTTACGGGGAGTCGAAGTACGGGATCATCACGGTCTGGGGGCGGACGCCACAACCGGACGAGCGCGAGACGGAGGTGCTGGCGGAATTCGGCGGAACCATCGCCCACGCCATTCACGCACTCGAAGCGACCACCACCCGGCGGACCGACAGCGTCGTCGAACTCACGCTCCGCACGACGACGGCCGAAACGCCGCTCGTTCGGCTCGCGCGGGAGCTGGACTGCGTAATCGAGTTCGAGGGGCTAGTGCAGGGGGCCGACGGTGACGCGGCTGTGTTCTTCACTGCAAGGAACGTCTCTGCCGCCGAGATGGTGGCCGCTGGCGAGCAGTTGCTCGCCATCGCGGAGCTGAATCATGTGGCTGACCGGGAGACGGGTGCCCTGTTCAAAGCACGGCTGGACGAGACGACACTCGCCGGTCAAATCCTCGAACGGGGCGCGATGATTCGCTCGCTGCGCATCGAAGCAGGGACAGCAATGGCCGTCGTGGAGCTCCCTGAGACTGGCGACGTCCGCGCGTTCGTCGAGGGGCTGGAGGGAGACGTACGCGATCTCGAACTGCTCGCACGACGAACCCGAACGCGCGAGACTGAAGGGACACTCCAGAGTACGGTCCTCGACCGGTTGACGCCGCGCCAGCAGGAAGTCTTGCAACTGGCCTACCGCAGTGGGTACTTCGAGATGCCGCGGATACGGACGGGCCAAGAACTGGCCGACACGCTGGGCATCGTGCCGTCGACGTTCGCCAAACACATCCGGAGCGCCGAGCGCAACGCGCTCGACGTGATATTCGCAAACGAACGCGAGGAGATAGAGGCGAAATAG